In a single window of the Pandoraea pulmonicola genome:
- the hisS gene encoding histidine--tRNA ligase encodes MTEAKKKRPAKLAGVKGMNDILPQDEALWEFFEETVRAMLRAYGYQQIRTPILEHTQLFTRGIGEVTDIVEKEMYSFTDSLNGEQLTMRPENTAAVVRATLEHNLLYSGPKRLWYFGPMFRHEKPQRGRYRQFHQVGVEALGLAGPDADVEIILMCQRLWDDLGLTGIHLQLNSLGQSEERARHRADLIAYLEKHVDLLDEDGKRRLYTNPLRVLDTKNPVMQAMVEGAPKLIDYLGDESLKHFEGVQSLLKANNIPFTINPRLVRGLDYYNLTVFEWVTDKLGAQGTVAGGGRYDPLIEQLGGDATPACGWAMGVERILELLREDDLAPQAEGADVYVVHQGESAVAPALIAAERMRDAGLNVVFHCSPDGKSSSFKSQMKRADASGANFAVIVGENEVASGAAVVKHLRAADQANNQTSVAFDALAEYLIDAIVASADESVSESLTDGGAGNETLH; translated from the coding sequence GAAGCGAAGAAGAAGCGCCCCGCCAAGCTGGCCGGGGTCAAAGGCATGAACGACATCCTCCCGCAGGACGAAGCCCTGTGGGAGTTTTTCGAGGAAACGGTGCGTGCGATGCTGCGCGCGTACGGCTATCAGCAGATCCGTACCCCGATTCTCGAGCACACGCAGCTCTTTACGCGCGGCATCGGTGAAGTGACCGACATCGTCGAGAAGGAGATGTACAGCTTCACCGACTCGCTCAATGGCGAGCAACTCACGATGCGTCCCGAGAATACGGCCGCCGTCGTGCGCGCGACGCTCGAGCACAACCTGCTCTACAGCGGACCGAAGCGCCTGTGGTACTTCGGCCCGATGTTCCGCCACGAGAAGCCGCAACGCGGGCGTTATCGCCAGTTCCATCAGGTGGGCGTGGAAGCGCTCGGGCTGGCCGGCCCCGACGCCGACGTCGAGATCATCCTGATGTGCCAGCGCCTGTGGGATGACCTAGGCCTCACCGGCATCCATCTACAGCTCAACTCGCTGGGCCAGAGCGAGGAGCGTGCGCGTCATCGGGCCGATCTGATCGCCTATCTCGAGAAGCACGTCGATCTGCTCGACGAAGACGGCAAGCGTCGTCTCTATACGAATCCGCTGCGCGTGCTCGATACGAAGAACCCGGTGATGCAGGCGATGGTCGAAGGTGCGCCGAAGCTCATCGATTACCTCGGCGACGAGTCGCTCAAACACTTCGAGGGTGTGCAGTCGCTGCTCAAGGCGAACAACATTCCGTTCACGATCAATCCGCGCCTCGTGCGTGGTCTCGACTACTACAACCTGACCGTGTTCGAGTGGGTGACGGACAAGCTCGGTGCGCAGGGCACGGTGGCCGGCGGCGGTCGCTACGATCCGCTGATCGAACAACTCGGCGGCGATGCCACGCCAGCGTGCGGTTGGGCGATGGGCGTCGAGCGCATTCTCGAACTGCTGCGTGAAGACGATCTGGCGCCGCAGGCCGAAGGGGCCGACGTCTACGTCGTGCATCAGGGCGAGAGCGCCGTGGCGCCGGCACTGATCGCGGCCGAGCGCATGCGCGACGCCGGCCTGAACGTCGTGTTCCATTGCAGCCCGGACGGCAAGAGCAGCAGCTTCAAGTCGCAGATGAAGCGGGCGGATGCGAGCGGCGCGAATTTCGCCGTGATCGTCGGCGAGAACGAAGTCGCTTCGGGCGCGGCCGTGGTCAAGCATCTGCGTGCGGCCGATCAGGCGAACAATCAGACGAGCGTGGCGTTCGACGCCCTCGCCGAATATCTGATCGACGCCATCGTGGCCAGCGCCGACGAAAGCGTGAGCGAAAGCCTGACCGATGGCGGTGCAGGCAACGAAACCCTTCATTAA